A region of the Streptococcus oralis Uo5 genome:
ACCTTTTACTTTCAAGTCCTTGATAAGGGTTACAGTATCGCCGTCAGCCAATTTATTTCCATTGGCATCGATAGCAACAACACCTTCTTCTACTTCTGCAACTTCTGCAGGATTCCACTCATAGGCACACTCTGGGCAGACCAAGAGACTTCCGTCTTCGTAGACATATTCTGAATTACATTTTGGGCAATTTGGTAAGTTGTTCATAAGTCCTCCTAAAACTAACAATTATTCTTTAAAATTCATATGTTATTGAACAGCAACTATTATACCGTAAAATCCTACTTTTGACAATGTGTCCTAAGTCCAGCAGACAAAAAAATCATGCAACTGTTTACAGTTACATGACTTTTAAAAGATGATTGGTCATGGGCACTTATCAAGCACCACATGAT
Encoded here:
- a CDS encoding zinc ribbon domain-containing protein YjdM, with the protein product MNNLPNCPKCNSEYVYEDGSLLVCPECAYEWNPAEVAEVEEGVVAIDANGNKLADGDTVTLIKDLKVKGAPKDLKQGTRVKNIRIVEGDHNIDCKIDGFGAMKLKSEFVKKI